One stretch of Streptococcus australis DNA includes these proteins:
- the polA gene encoding DNA polymerase I, translated as MDKKKLLLIDGSSVAFRAFFALYQQLDRFKNANGLHTNAIYGFQLMLNHVLERVEPSHVLVAFDAGKTTFRTEMYADYKGGRAKTPDEFREQFPFIRELLDHLGIRHYELPQYEADDIIGTLGRLAEKDSFDVTIVSGDKDLIQLTDEHTVVEISKKGVAEFEAFTPDYLMEKMGLTPAQFIDLKALMGDKSDNIPGVTKIGEKTGIKLLLEHGSLEGIYENIDGMKASKMKENLINDKEQAFLSKTLATIETQAPIEIGLEDLVYNGPDVENLGKFYDEMGFKQLKQALNVSSTDVPESLDFTIVDQVSHDMLSADSIFHFELFGENYHTDDLVGFAWSCGDKLYATDKLELLQEPILKEFLEKTPLKVYDFKKAKVLLNRLGLNLQAPAFDSRLAKYLLSTVENNEISTIANLYGQTYLVDDETFYGKGAKKAIPEREKFLEHLARKVAVLVETEPVLLEKLGEHGQLDLLYDMEQPLAFVLAKMEIAGITVKKETLFEMQAENEVVIEQLTQEIYELAGEEFNINSPKQLGVLLFEKLGLPLEYTKKTKTGYSTAVDVLERLAPIAPIVKKILDYRQIAKIQSTYVIGLQDWILADGKIHTRYVQDLTQTGRLSSVDPNLQNIPVRLEQGRLIRKAFVPEWEDSVLLSSDYSQIELRVLAHISKDEHLIKAFQEGADIHTSTAMRVFGIERPEDVTPNDRRNAKAVNFGVVYGISDFGLSNNLGISRKEAKAYIDTYFERFPGIKNYMDEVVREARDKGYVETLFKRRRELPDINSRNFNIRGFAERTAINSPIQGSAADILKIAMIQLDKALVEGGYQTKMLLQVHDEIVLEVPKSELAAVKALVKQTMEEAIQLSVPLIADENEGATWYEAK; from the coding sequence ATGGACAAGAAAAAATTATTATTAATTGATGGCTCTTCTGTTGCCTTTCGAGCTTTTTTTGCGCTCTATCAGCAGTTGGATCGTTTTAAAAATGCTAATGGCCTTCATACCAATGCAATCTACGGCTTTCAACTCATGTTGAATCACGTCTTGGAGCGTGTTGAGCCCAGTCATGTTTTGGTAGCTTTTGATGCAGGTAAGACGACTTTTCGAACAGAGATGTATGCAGACTACAAGGGTGGTCGTGCTAAAACTCCAGATGAGTTTCGTGAGCAATTTCCCTTCATTCGTGAGTTGCTAGATCATCTTGGGATTCGCCACTATGAGCTACCCCAGTATGAAGCCGATGATATCATCGGGACCCTAGGTCGCTTGGCTGAGAAGGATTCTTTTGATGTGACAATCGTCAGTGGAGACAAGGATTTGATCCAGTTGACGGATGAGCATACGGTGGTTGAGATTTCCAAGAAAGGTGTGGCTGAGTTTGAGGCCTTTACGCCAGACTATCTCATGGAAAAGATGGGTCTCACACCAGCTCAGTTCATTGATCTTAAGGCCCTTATGGGGGATAAGTCTGATAATATCCCTGGTGTCACGAAAATCGGTGAAAAGACGGGTATCAAGCTCTTACTAGAACACGGCTCACTAGAGGGGATTTATGAAAATATTGATGGGATGAAGGCTTCCAAGATGAAGGAAAATCTCATCAATGACAAGGAACAAGCCTTCCTGTCTAAAACCTTGGCGACTATTGAGACTCAGGCACCGATTGAGATTGGCCTGGAGGATTTGGTTTATAATGGACCAGATGTGGAAAATCTCGGGAAATTCTACGATGAGATGGGCTTCAAACAGCTCAAACAAGCTTTAAATGTGTCATCAACAGATGTGCCTGAAAGTTTGGATTTCACTATCGTTGACCAAGTCAGTCATGACATGCTTAGTGCTGACTCTATCTTCCACTTTGAGCTTTTTGGTGAGAATTACCATACAGATGACTTGGTTGGTTTTGCTTGGTCTTGTGGGGATAAACTTTACGCTACAGATAAACTTGAGCTCTTGCAGGAGCCGATTCTCAAGGAATTTCTAGAAAAAACGCCTCTGAAAGTGTATGACTTTAAGAAAGCTAAGGTTCTTTTAAATCGCTTGGGCTTGAATCTCCAGGCACCTGCTTTTGACAGCCGTTTGGCAAAATACTTACTCTCAACAGTCGAGAACAATGAAATTTCAACCATTGCGAATCTCTATGGACAGACTTATTTGGTCGATGATGAGACCTTCTACGGTAAGGGTGCCAAGAAAGCTATCCCTGAGAGAGAGAAATTCTTGGAGCACTTGGCTCGCAAGGTTGCTGTATTGGTTGAGACTGAGCCTGTTTTACTTGAAAAACTCGGTGAACATGGACAGTTAGATCTCCTCTATGACATGGAGCAACCTCTGGCTTTTGTCCTTGCCAAGATGGAAATCGCTGGAATTACAGTCAAAAAAGAAACTCTGTTTGAGATGCAGGCTGAAAATGAGGTCGTCATTGAGCAACTCACTCAAGAGATTTACGAACTAGCTGGTGAGGAGTTTAATATCAACTCTCCTAAGCAGTTGGGAGTACTGCTCTTTGAAAAGCTTGGTCTTCCTCTAGAATACACTAAGAAAACCAAGACAGGTTACTCGACAGCCGTGGATGTGCTAGAGCGTCTGGCTCCTATTGCGCCAATTGTTAAGAAAATTCTCGATTACCGTCAGATTGCGAAGATTCAATCTACCTATGTGATTGGTTTGCAGGACTGGATTTTGGCTGATGGCAAGATTCACACGCGCTATGTGCAGGATTTGACTCAGACTGGGCGTCTGTCTAGTGTGGATCCAAACTTACAAAATATCCCTGTTCGTTTGGAACAAGGTCGCCTCATTCGAAAGGCCTTTGTGCCTGAGTGGGAGGATAGCGTGCTACTCAGCTCGGACTATTCACAGATTGAATTGAGAGTCTTGGCTCATATTTCTAAAGACGAGCATCTGATTAAGGCTTTCCAAGAGGGAGCAGATATCCATACCTCGACGGCCATGCGGGTCTTTGGAATTGAACGTCCTGAGGATGTGACTCCAAACGATCGTCGTAATGCTAAGGCTGTGAACTTTGGAGTAGTTTACGGGATTTCAGACTTTGGTTTGTCTAATAATCTGGGCATCAGCCGTAAGGAAGCAAAAGCCTACATTGACACTTACTTTGAACGCTTCCCAGGTATTAAAAACTACATGGATGAGGTGGTGCGTGAAGCACGTGATAAGGGCTATGTAGAGACTCTCTTCAAGCGTCGTCGTGAGTTGCCAGATATCAATTCGCGAAATTTCAATATTCGTGGTTTTGCAGAGCGGACAGCGATCAACTCTCCTATTCAGGGTTCGGCAGCAGATATTCTTAAGATTGCGATGATTCAGCTAGATAAGGCTTTGGTAGAAGGCGGTTATCAGACCAAGATGCTCTTGCAAGTGCACGATGAAATCGTCCTTGAAGTTCCGAAATCAGAACTAGCAGCCGTCAAAGCTCTAGTGAAACAAACCATGGAAGAAGCCATCCAGCTCAGTGTACCACTCATTGCTGATGAGAATGAAGGAGCAACCTGGTACGAGGCTAAATAA
- a CDS encoding CtsR family transcriptional regulator, giving the protein MRFKNTSDHIEAYIKAILDQSGIVELQRSQLADTFQVVPSQINYVIKTRFTESRGYLVESKRGGGGYIRIGRIEFSNHHEMLRDLLYSIGERVSQEIYEDILQLLVEQDLMTKQEMTLLTSVATDRVLGEESSVVRANMLRQLLQEVDRKEK; this is encoded by the coding sequence ATGAGATTTAAAAATACATCAGATCATATCGAAGCCTATATCAAGGCAATTTTAGACCAATCTGGTATCGTGGAATTGCAGCGGAGCCAGTTGGCAGATACCTTTCAGGTTGTGCCGAGTCAGATCAACTATGTAATCAAGACACGTTTTACTGAAAGCAGAGGTTACTTGGTTGAGAGCAAGCGGGGTGGCGGAGGCTACATTCGCATAGGCCGGATTGAGTTTTCCAATCATCATGAGATGCTCCGCGATTTGCTTTACTCGATTGGTGAGCGAGTTAGTCAGGAGATTTATGAAGATATTCTCCAGCTTTTGGTTGAGCAGGACTTGATGACCAAGCAGGAGATGACCTTGCTGACTTCAGTAGCAACGGATCGTGTCCTAGGGGAAGAATCCTCAGTTGTCCGTGCCAATATGCTCCGACAGCTATTACAAGAGGTAGATAGAAAAGAGAAGTAA
- a CDS encoding thiamine-binding protein → MKASIALQVLPLSQGIDRIAIIDQVIAYLQAQSVTMVVTPFETVLEGEFDELMRILKEALEVAGQEADNVFANVKINVGEILSIDEKLEKYTETTH, encoded by the coding sequence ATGAAAGCAAGCATTGCCTTGCAAGTCTTGCCCCTATCACAGGGGATTGATCGAATTGCTATTATCGATCAGGTGATTGCTTATCTGCAAGCTCAATCTGTGACTATGGTGGTGACACCCTTTGAAACGGTCTTGGAAGGAGAGTTTGATGAGCTCATGCGCATTCTCAAAGAAGCGCTAGAAGTGGCAGGGCAGGAGGCAGATAATGTCTTTGCCAATGTCAAAATAAATGTAGGAGAGATTTTAAGTATTGATGAGAAACTTGAAAAGTATACTGAGACGACACATTAG
- a CDS encoding ATP-dependent Clp protease ATP-binding subunit gives MNYSKALNECIESAYMVASHFGARYLESWHLLIAMSNHSYSVAGATLNDYPYEMDRLEEVALELTETDYSQDETFTELPFSHRLEVLFAEAEYVASVVHAKVLGTEHVLYAILHDGNALATRILERAGFSYEDQKDQVRIAALRRNLEERAGWTREDLKALRQRHRTVSDKQNSMANMMGMPQNPSGGLEDYTHDLTEQARSGKLEPVIGRDKEISRMIQILSRKTKNNPVLVGDAGVGKTALALGLAQRIASGDVPTEMAKMRVLELDLMNVVAGTRFRGDFEERMNNIIKDIEEDGKVILFIDELHTIMGSGSGIDSTLDAANILKPALARGTLRTVGATTQEEYQKHIEKDAALSRRFAKVTIEEPSVTDSMIILQGLKATYEKHHRVQITDEAVETAVKMAHRYLTSRHLPDSAIDLLDEAAATVQNKAKHVKADESDLSPADKALMDGKWKQAGQLIAKEQELPVYKDLVTESDILTTLSRLSGIPVQKLTQTDAKKYLNLEAELHKRVIGQDQAVSSISRAIRRNQSGIRSHKRPIGSFMFLGPTGVGKTELAKALAEVLFDDESALIRFDMSEYMEKFAASRLNGAPPGYVGYEEGGELTEKVRNKPYSVLLFDEVEKAHPDIFNVLLQVLDDGVLTDSKGRKVDFSNTIIIMTSNLGATALRDDKTVGFGAKDIRFDQENMEKRIFEELKKAYRPEFINRIDEKVVFHSLDSDHMQEIVKIMVKPLISSLAEKGIDLKLQTSALKLLASHGYNPEMGARPLRRTLQTEVEDKLAELLLKGELVAGKTLKIGVKAGQLKFDIS, from the coding sequence ATGAACTATTCAAAAGCATTGAATGAATGTATCGAAAGTGCCTACATGGTTGCAAGCCATTTTGGAGCTCGATATCTAGAGTCTTGGCATTTATTGATTGCCATGTCCAATCACAGTTACAGTGTGGCAGGTGCGACTCTAAATGATTACCCATACGAGATGGACCGTTTAGAAGAGGTTGCTTTAGAACTGACTGAAACGGACTATAGCCAAGACGAAACCTTTACGGAATTGCCCTTTTCCCATCGTTTGGAGGTTCTCTTTGCAGAAGCAGAGTATGTGGCCTCAGTGGTCCACGCAAAGGTGCTAGGGACAGAGCATGTCCTCTATGCGATTTTGCATGACGGCAATGCCTTGGCAACTCGCATCTTGGAGAGAGCAGGCTTTTCTTATGAAGACCAGAAAGATCAGGTCAGAATTGCTGCTCTTCGTCGCAATTTAGAGGAACGTGCTGGTTGGACTCGTGAAGACCTCAAGGCTTTGCGTCAACGTCATCGCACGGTTTCTGATAAGCAAAATTCCATGGCCAATATGATGGGCATGCCACAGAATCCAAGTGGTGGTCTAGAGGACTACACGCATGACCTGACGGAGCAAGCGCGCTCTGGCAAGTTAGAGCCAGTTATCGGTCGTGACAAGGAAATCTCACGTATGATTCAGATTTTGAGTCGAAAGACCAAAAACAATCCGGTCTTGGTTGGAGATGCTGGTGTCGGGAAAACAGCTCTGGCCCTTGGCCTTGCCCAGCGTATTGCTAGTGGGGATGTACCTACGGAAATGGCAAAGATGCGTGTTCTAGAACTTGATTTGATGAATGTCGTTGCGGGAACACGATTTCGTGGTGACTTTGAAGAGCGCATGAACAATATCATCAAGGATATTGAGGAAGATGGCAAAGTAATCCTCTTTATCGATGAACTCCACACCATCATGGGTTCTGGTAGCGGTATTGACTCGACTCTGGATGCAGCCAATATCTTGAAGCCAGCCTTGGCTCGTGGAACTTTGAGAACTGTTGGTGCAACCACTCAGGAAGAATACCAAAAGCACATCGAAAAAGATGCGGCCCTTTCTCGTCGTTTTGCCAAAGTGACGATTGAAGAGCCAAGCGTGACCGACAGTATGATTATTTTACAGGGTTTGAAGGCGACTTATGAGAAACATCACCGTGTGCAAATCACAGATGAAGCGGTTGAAACAGCTGTCAAGATGGCTCATCGTTACTTGACTAGTCGTCACTTGCCAGACTCTGCTATCGATCTCTTGGACGAAGCAGCGGCAACAGTGCAAAATAAGGCAAAGCATGTGAAAGCAGACGAATCCGACTTGAGTCCAGCTGACAAGGCCTTGATGGATGGTAAGTGGAAACAAGCAGGTCAGCTAATCGCAAAAGAACAAGAATTGCCTGTCTATAAAGACTTGGTGACAGAATCTGATATTTTGACCACCTTGAGCCGCTTGTCAGGTATCCCAGTCCAAAAACTGACGCAAACAGATGCTAAGAAATATCTGAACTTGGAAGCAGAACTCCACAAACGTGTCATCGGTCAAGATCAAGCTGTTTCAAGTATTAGCCGTGCGATTCGTCGTAACCAGTCAGGTATTCGCAGTCACAAACGTCCGATTGGTTCCTTTATGTTCCTGGGACCAACGGGTGTCGGTAAGACCGAATTGGCCAAGGCTTTGGCAGAAGTTCTCTTTGATGACGAATCAGCCCTTATCCGCTTTGATATGAGTGAGTATATGGAGAAATTTGCAGCCAGCCGTCTCAACGGAGCGCCTCCGGGTTATGTGGGCTACGAAGAAGGTGGGGAGTTGACTGAGAAGGTTCGCAACAAACCATACTCCGTTCTTCTCTTTGATGAGGTCGAGAAGGCCCACCCAGACATCTTTAATGTCCTCTTGCAAGTCTTGGACGACGGTGTCTTGACAGATAGCAAGGGGCGCAAGGTTGACTTTTCAAATACTATTATCATCATGACATCAAACCTTGGTGCGACGGCTCTTCGCGATGATAAGACAGTTGGTTTTGGGGCCAAGGACATTCGTTTTGACCAGGAAAATATGGAAAAACGAATCTTCGAAGAGTTGAAAAAAGCTTATCGACCAGAGTTTATCAACCGTATTGATGAAAAGGTGGTCTTCCACAGTTTGGATAGCGACCACATGCAGGAAATTGTCAAGATCATGGTTAAACCATTAATTTCTAGCTTAGCAGAGAAAGGCATCGACTTGAAACTGCAGACTTCGGCACTGAAGTTGCTAGCTAGTCACGGTTACAATCCAGAAATGGGAGCCCGCCCACTTCGCAGAACACTGCAAACAGAGGTGGAAGACAAGTTAGCAGAACTCCTTCTCAAGGGAGAACTGGTAGCAGGTAAGACTCTCAAGATTGGTGTCAAAGCTGGTCAATTAAAATTTGATATTTCTTAA
- a CDS encoding ABC transporter permease, translating into MRNLKSILRRHISLLGFIGVLSVWQLAGIFKLLPKFILPTPLEILQAFVRDREFLWYHSWATLRVALLGLVLGVLIACLMAVLMDSLTWLNDLIYPMMVVIQTIPTIAIAPILVLWLGYGILPKIVLIILTTTFPIIVSILDGFRHCDKDMLTLFSLMRADPWQILWHFKIPVSLPYFYAGLRVSVSYAFITTVVSEWLGGFEGLGVYMIQSKKLFQYDTMFAIIILVSIISLLGMKLVDVSEKYVIKWKRP; encoded by the coding sequence ATGAGAAACTTGAAAAGTATACTGAGACGACACATTAGTCTTTTGGGCTTTATAGGAGTCTTGTCGGTCTGGCAGTTAGCAGGAATATTCAAACTTTTACCCAAGTTTATCCTGCCGACCCCTCTTGAAATTCTCCAGGCCTTTGTTCGTGACAGAGAATTTCTTTGGTACCATAGCTGGGCGACCTTGAGAGTGGCTTTACTGGGTCTAGTCTTGGGAGTCTTGATTGCCTGTCTCATGGCTGTGCTTATGGACAGTTTGACTTGGCTCAATGACCTGATTTATCCTATGATGGTGGTTATCCAGACCATTCCAACCATTGCTATAGCCCCAATTTTGGTCTTGTGGCTGGGTTATGGGATTTTACCCAAGATTGTCTTGATTATTCTGACGACAACCTTCCCTATCATTGTTAGTATCTTGGACGGTTTTAGACATTGTGACAAGGATATGCTGACCTTGTTTAGTCTGATGCGAGCAGACCCTTGGCAAATCCTGTGGCATTTTAAAATCCCGGTTAGCCTGCCTTACTTTTATGCAGGTCTGAGGGTCAGTGTCTCCTACGCCTTTATCACAACCGTGGTATCTGAGTGGTTGGGAGGGTTTGAAGGTCTTGGTGTTTATATGATTCAGTCTAAAAAACTGTTTCAGTATGATACCATGTTTGCTATTATTATTCTGGTATCGATTATCAGCCTTTTGGGTATGAAATTGGTCGATGTTAGTGAAAAATATGTTATTAAATGGAAACGTCCCTAA
- a CDS encoding AAA family ATPase, giving the protein MKKKIAVVFGTFAPLHQGHIDLIQRAKRQCDQVWVVVSGYEGDRGEQVGLSLQKRFRYIREAFRDDDLTSVCKLDETNLPRYPMGWQEWLDQMLAEISYDENQQELIFFVGEAGYQQELAKRGFETVLQERKFGISATMIRENPSKYWKYIAQPFRRQFTKKVLIMGSASNGKTTLAKDLARYYDVPVSLEYAREYQIKNNVRDDELTPKDYYYLLLGQYDQTSKLIDSNANRGLVIADTNSLVTKGYYDYYMEAEDQEDLSGETFDNLFVSILAKEKWDLILFVQPVGSYVNDGFRDMTMAEDHIRHSFSQHLDQMRERYLTTIPLVYLAEDYLGNYEAAKVAIDAIYQAD; this is encoded by the coding sequence ATGAAAAAGAAAATAGCAGTAGTATTTGGGACCTTTGCCCCTCTCCATCAGGGGCATATCGATTTAATCCAGCGAGCAAAGCGTCAGTGTGATCAGGTCTGGGTAGTCGTTTCAGGCTACGAGGGAGACCGAGGTGAGCAGGTAGGTTTAAGTCTTCAAAAACGATTTCGCTATATCCGAGAGGCTTTTCGTGATGACGATTTGACCTCTGTCTGCAAGCTGGATGAGACCAACCTTCCCCGTTACCCTATGGGCTGGCAGGAGTGGTTGGACCAGATGTTAGCGGAGATTTCCTATGATGAAAACCAGCAAGAACTAATCTTCTTTGTAGGAGAAGCAGGCTATCAGCAAGAATTAGCTAAACGTGGCTTTGAGACTGTCTTGCAAGAAAGAAAGTTTGGTATCTCAGCGACTATGATTCGAGAAAATCCAAGCAAATATTGGAAATACATCGCTCAACCCTTCCGTCGTCAGTTTACAAAGAAAGTGTTGATTATGGGAAGTGCCAGCAATGGGAAGACCACTTTAGCAAAGGATTTGGCAAGGTATTACGATGTGCCCGTTAGTCTGGAATACGCGCGTGAGTACCAGATCAAAAACAATGTCCGCGACGATGAATTGACTCCAAAGGATTACTATTATCTCCTGTTGGGACAGTATGACCAGACCTCAAAATTAATTGATAGCAATGCCAATCGAGGCCTAGTGATAGCTGATACCAACTCCTTGGTAACCAAGGGTTATTATGACTACTACATGGAGGCTGAGGATCAAGAGGACTTATCAGGAGAAACCTTTGACAATCTCTTTGTTTCGATCTTGGCTAAGGAAAAATGGGACTTGATTCTCTTTGTGCAACCTGTAGGCTCCTATGTCAATGACGGGTTTAGAGATATGACCATGGCAGAAGACCATATTCGTCACAGTTTTTCCCAGCATTTGGACCAGATGAGAGAGCGATATTTAACCACCATTCCACTAGTTTATCTTGCTGAGGATTACCTAGGAAATTATGAAGCAGCCAAAGTGGCTATTGATGCCATTTACCAAGCAGATTAG
- a CDS encoding ABC transporter ATP-binding protein: protein MTEIRLEHVSYAYDDDKILEDINLQVTSGEVVSILGPSGVGKTTLFNLIAGILEVQSGRIVLDGEENPKGRVSYMLQKDLLLEHKTVLGNIILPLLIQKVDKAEAIARADEILATFQLTAVRDKYPHELSGGMRQRVALLRTYLFGHKLFLLDEAFSALDEMTKMELHAWYLEIHKQLELTTLIITHSIEEALNLSDRIYILKNRPGQIVSEVKLDWSQSEDKEVQKIAYKRQILAELGLNT from the coding sequence ATGACAGAAATTAGACTAGAACACGTAAGCTATGCCTACGACGATGATAAGATTTTAGAGGATATTAACCTGCAGGTGACTTCGGGTGAAGTGGTTTCTATCCTAGGTCCTAGTGGTGTAGGCAAAACCACCCTCTTTAATCTAATCGCAGGGATTTTAGAGGTCCAGTCGGGAAGAATTGTCCTTGACGGCGAGGAAAATCCCAAAGGTCGCGTGAGTTATATGTTACAAAAGGATCTCCTCTTGGAGCATAAGACAGTCCTTGGCAATATTATCCTGCCCCTCTTGATTCAAAAGGTTGATAAGGCAGAAGCCATTGCCCGAGCGGATGAAATTCTTGCGACCTTCCAGTTGACAGCTGTAAGGGACAAGTATCCTCACGAACTCAGTGGAGGGATGCGTCAGCGTGTGGCCTTACTCCGCACCTACCTTTTCGGGCACAAACTCTTTCTCTTAGACGAGGCCTTTAGTGCCTTGGATGAGATGACCAAGATGGAACTTCACGCTTGGTATCTGGAGATTCACAAGCAACTAGAGCTGACGACACTCATCATCACACACAGTATCGAGGAGGCCCTCAACCTCAGTGACCGCATCTATATTCTAAAAAATCGGCCTGGACAGATTGTTTCTGAAGTTAAACTAGATTGGTCCCAGAGCGAAGACAAGGAAGTCCAAAAAATTGCCTATAAGCGTCAAATCTTGGCGGAATTGGGATTAAATACTTAG
- the pnuC gene encoding nicotinamide riboside transporter PnuC — translation MKTVTKKITQFIENFKNVHAEARKIGFAGTMRLLWKDLFVGRSLLQWLYLIALSSVPLILEFTQNTESHDLLSLFASWTGIVCVILVAEGRASNYLFGAINSAIYLILAMNATFYGEVLTTVYFFVMQPIGLYAWLSNRINDQGKPEEFHFEAKKLSVLDWLKYLTLTAIIWIGMGLAYQSIHSARPFRDSVTDATNGVGQLLMTRLYREQWIFWIATNLFSIYLWWGENIHIQGMYWVYTLNSLVGWYQWTKAVRKEA, via the coding sequence ATGAAAACAGTAACTAAAAAAATCACACAATTTATCGAAAACTTTAAAAATGTCCATGCAGAAGCCCGTAAGATCGGTTTTGCAGGAACCATGCGTTTGCTCTGGAAAGATCTCTTTGTCGGTCGTAGCCTTTTGCAGTGGTTGTATCTCATCGCCTTGTCAAGTGTTCCTTTGATCTTAGAGTTTACACAAAATACAGAAAGCCATGACTTGCTGAGCTTGTTTGCATCTTGGACTGGGATTGTCTGTGTCATCTTGGTAGCAGAAGGGCGTGCAAGCAATTATCTCTTTGGGGCTATTAACTCAGCTATCTATTTGATTTTGGCCATGAATGCGACTTTTTACGGAGAAGTTTTGACGACTGTTTACTTCTTTGTCATGCAGCCGATTGGTCTCTATGCTTGGCTGTCCAATCGTATCAATGACCAAGGAAAACCAGAAGAATTCCACTTTGAAGCTAAGAAATTATCTGTACTTGATTGGCTCAAGTACTTGACTTTGACTGCTATCATTTGGATTGGTATGGGCTTGGCTTACCAAAGTATCCATAGTGCTCGCCCTTTCCGTGATAGTGTTACCGATGCGACCAATGGTGTTGGTCAGCTCTTGATGACGCGTCTTTACCGTGAGCAATGGATTTTCTGGATTGCAACAAATCTCTTTAGTATCTACCTCTGGTGGGGTGAAAATATCCATATCCAAGGGATGTACTGGGTTTACACACTCAATAGTCTAGTGGGATGGTACCAATGGACCAAAGCAGTTCGAAAGGAGGCTTAA
- a CDS encoding ABC transporter substrate-binding protein, translating into MKKTWKVFLTLVTAFVAVVLVACGQGTASKDNKEAELKKIDFILDWTPNTNHTGLYVAKEKGYFKEAGVDVDLKLPPEESSSDLVINGKAPFAVYFQDYMAKKLEKGAGITAVAAIVEHNTSGIISRKSDNVSSPKDLVGKKYGTWNDPTELAMLKTLVESQGGDFEKVEKVPNNDSNSITPIANGVFDTAWIYYGWDGILAKSQGVDANFMYLKDYVKEFDYYSPVIIANNDYLKDNKEEARKVIQAIKKGYQYAMEHPEEAADILIKNAPELKEKRDFVIESQKYLSKEYASDKEKWGQFDATRWNAFYKWDKENGILKEDLTDKGFTNEFVK; encoded by the coding sequence ATGAAGAAAACATGGAAAGTGTTTTTAACGCTTGTAACAGCTTTTGTAGCTGTCGTGCTTGTGGCCTGTGGGCAAGGAACTGCTTCTAAGGACAACAAAGAAGCAGAACTTAAGAAAATTGACTTTATCCTAGACTGGACCCCAAATACCAACCACACAGGGCTTTATGTTGCCAAGGAAAAAGGTTATTTCAAAGAAGCTGGAGTGGATGTTGACTTGAAATTGCCACCAGAAGAAAGCTCATCTGACTTGGTAATCAATGGCAAGGCACCATTTGCAGTGTATTTCCAAGACTACATGGCTAAGAAATTGGAAAAAGGGGCAGGAATTACTGCTGTTGCCGCTATCGTAGAACACAATACATCAGGAATCATCTCTCGTAAATCTGACAATGTAAGCAGTCCAAAGGACTTGGTTGGGAAGAAATACGGAACTTGGAATGACCCGACTGAGCTTGCTATGTTGAAAACCTTAGTAGAATCTCAAGGTGGAGACTTTGAAAAGGTCGAAAAAGTACCAAACAACGACTCAAACTCAATCACACCGATTGCCAATGGCGTCTTTGACACTGCTTGGATATACTACGGTTGGGATGGTATTCTTGCCAAATCTCAAGGCGTAGACGCTAACTTCATGTACTTGAAAGACTATGTCAAGGAGTTTGACTACTACTCACCAGTCATCATCGCAAACAACGACTATCTCAAAGACAACAAAGAAGAAGCTCGCAAAGTCATCCAAGCCATCAAAAAAGGCTACCAATATGCCATGGAACATCCAGAAGAAGCTGCGGATATTCTTATCAAGAATGCACCTGAACTTAAGGAAAAACGTGACTTTGTCATCGAATCTCAAAAATACTTGTCAAAAGAATATGCAAGTGACAAGGAAAAATGGGGACAGTTTGACGCCACTCGCTGGAATGCCTTCTACAAATGGGATAAAGAAAATGGTATCCTCAAAGAAGACTTGACTGACAAAGGCTTCACTAACGAATTTGTAAAATAA